The genomic segment ATATTCtacaatgaaaaaaaaaaaaactaaaaaatagGTTTATAAGACCCCATtgctttattattattattattatttttattttaaaactcaacaaaagaCGATATTATTAATAATGAGCAAGATTATTGTAAAAATAATCCAGAAGAGAGACAATAAATTCCGGAGGCTCAATCCATACCATAGGACTAGTACAGGAACTAGAGGCTGTGGCCAAAACATAGGCATAATCGTTCCGAGTAAAAACAAATGAGAAATGGTACTCGTTTATGATTAACTCTTTAAATTGGTGCACGATATAATCCAAATCATTCTGTCAATCTGTAAATATGCTCCTAATAACATGGTGATCCATTCCCCAAAGATGTTGTGCAATCATATTCCAATCCCCACCACCAGAAGATGTCATTATATCATACACCCTCAGTAGAGCTTGACTTGATTATGGACTCGTGATAGGTTTGAAACGTTTTGATCTAGGAATCCAAGGATCTTTAAACGCACAAACATTCCTACCAGAAGCAATTCTCCAACGAATTCCTTTATCTAGTAACCCACAACACACTTTTCCGAGCAAAAGATGAATTATGTCCCCTTGATGCATCAAGAAAATTGCTAGAATGGAAATATTTAGCCTTGAAAATTCTAGCAACAAGTGAATCTGGATGAGATAGAACCCGCCAGGCTTGTTTTGCAGACAAAGCTTGATTAAAGTTATTTAAGTCACGACACCACACAGCCCCTCCATTTAATTTCGACAGACATGGAAGACTCCATTTCTTCAAGTGAATCCGCTTCTCTTTTTTGAGTTCGCCCCagcagtaatcagtaatcatcGTCTGTATTTGCTTACACAAAACATCTACGAGTCTAAACACGCTCATTGTGTATGCTGGAATAGCATAGGCAACTGCTTTAATGATAACTTCTCGTCCACCAGCAGAGAACATTTTTTCCTTCAAACTGTGGAAACTTCTCTTTTTACTTCTTCCCACAAATGCCGAGAGTCCCAGATAGGCCTCATAAGACTCAGCACGATTCATCTCCAATGTATTAAatgccatgactttcatttcGCAGGTCTTGTTGGGGCTGAAAGTAATGCTGGACTTCTGTATATTGATCATTTGGCCCGTGTCATCCGCAAAAAGAAGATGGTAATTCCCGGGGCCGTCCTCGCACAACGAATACCCCCGTATATTACCCTGAATTGCACTACCTCGAATAAGTGAAGATAAGCCTTGTGTGCGGAGCAAAAAGAGATGGGGGGCAAAGGGCAGCCCTGTTGGATCTGGGTTTTTTACACGctcaaacgcagcggaagttttaaaaattttatttatttggcAATTAAAATacgttttgctttgggcgctcgtatgattttaacaaaacatACATAGAATGTTAGAAAATTATACCTTCGGTGAATAAATCACTGGACTCCAACTAATCCGATATAAACGGATTAGCTTTTGTtgattccctacgaactttcttcaagggaGTCCTTGTTTTA from the Primulina tabacum isolate GXHZ01 chromosome 16, ASM2559414v2, whole genome shotgun sequence genome contains:
- the LOC142528328 gene encoding putative mitochondrial protein AtMg00310, whose product is MKVMAFNTLEMNRAESYEAYLGLSAFVGRSKKRSFHSLKEKMFSAGGREVIIKAVAYAIPAYTMSVFRLVDVLCKQIQTMITDYCWGELKKEKRIHLKKWSLPCLSKLNGGAVWCRDLNNFNQALSAKQAWRVLSHPDSLVARIFKAKYFHSSNFLDASRGHNSSFARKSVLWVTR